Proteins from a single region of Mytilus trossulus isolate FHL-02 chromosome 2, PNRI_Mtr1.1.1.hap1, whole genome shotgun sequence:
- the LOC134708082 gene encoding uncharacterized protein LOC134708082 — protein sequence MASTRDFIKIDLTAEDIPGAKLDINKLEDYSNMQLKRWLECRGIKSSGNRTELLKRCNDVINSGRVDQIDINIDQGKWYDIKLGKVKPESVKKNQPAIPPVLGWKTFPSRPIPVNFNYGHIYHYLLESVVLLGEDGKQEDTDLSHMTSKPLTKGEQYVKSGSVTNIMDNSKGSDLYFIKGKVDASMRKEHRIVHITLSSISGAVLDASCTCPASCLGRCNHVAALLLMLNKHCKESGYDATACTSKPCEWNQGKKSNKNPSKITEAAYSYYKSRPTKLSTFDPRPQNQRNISKETKNSFIMEMQYNSLRTSKPSMWGTLLSSQYEDYSLEEERVDQLESLFWIMFDNLRDEGKQYPTAAYMIPNTEQQSESDTWKSNRWFRITASTSKQASNLGNILNTETQYCDSTKRKLFNFISYNIWALHTFSTPDTVYGIESEEQARADYLKYMAGKIQDFRVIKTGFWINKLWPEIGCSPDGLVFDPEENMKYGLLELKCPKLFRKVAPSDLFMALKDKKILNSELYSACFSRPTSENASLELKTHHAYYYQIQLQLAVTGLEWCDFVLWSSLGKPNVERIRRDQQLITSMIGNITTLWRRVIAPELFEMRVPRKLFPIILKDINTPVILQVNK from the exons ATGGCTTCTACACgagattttataaaaattgatcTGACTGCTGAAGATATTCCAGGGGCTAAACTTGACATAAATAAATTAGAAGATTATAGCAATATGCAGCTTAAACGATGGTTAGAATGCAGAGGTATTAAATCATCAGGAAACCGAACTGAACTACTTAAAAG atGCAATGATGTAATCAATTCCGGCAGGGTAGATCAAATTGATATCAACATTGATCAAGGGAAGTGGTACGATATAAAACTTGGAAAGGTCAAACCagaaagtgttaaaaaaaatcaacctgcTATCCCACCAGTATTAGGATGGAAAACTTTTCCGTCTAGACCCATACCGGTCAATTTTAATTATGGGCACATATACCATTATTTACTGGAGAGCGTTGTCCTTTTAGGAGAAGACGGGAAGCAGGAGGATACGGACTTGTCACACATGACTTCCAAGCCTCTCACAAAAGGAGAACAATATGTCAAAAGTGGAAGTGTGACAAATATAATGGACAATTCAAAGGGTTCAGacttatattttataaaggGGAAAGTTGATGCATCTATGAGAAAAGAGCACAGAATTGTGCACATAACATTGTCATCAATTAGTGGAGCTGTTTTAGATGCAAGTTGTACCTGTCCAGCATCTTGCCTAGGACGATGCAACCATGTAGCAGCACTGCTGTTAATGTTGAATAAGCACTGTAAAGAATCAGGCTATGATGCAACTGCGTGTACAAGTAAGCCATGTGAATGGAACCAGgggaaaaaatcaaacaagaatCCTTCAAAAATAACAGAAGCAGCATATTCATACTATAAATCTAGACCAACAAAGCTGAGCACTTTTGATCCTAGGCCACAGAACCAAAGAAACATTAGCAAAGAGACAAAAAATTCTTTTATAATGGAAATGCAATATAATTCTTTAAGAACTAGCAAGCCCTCTATGTGGGGAACCTTGCTCTCCTCTCAATATGAAGATTATAGTTTAGAAGAAGAACGAGTAGATCAGCTTGAAAGTTTATTTTGGATCATGTTTGATAATCTACGTGATGAAGGTAAACAGTACCCTACAGCTGCCTACATGATACCAAATACTGAACAACAATCAGAATCTGATACTTGGAAATCCAATAGATGGTTCCGGATCACTGCCTCAACATCAAAACAAGCAAGCAATCTTGGAAATATCTTAAACACTGAAACCCAGTATTGTGATTCTACCAAACGCAAACtattcaactttatttcatATAACATCTGGGCTTTACATACATTTTCTACACCAGACACTGTATATGGTATTGAAAGTGAAGAGCAAGCCAGAGctgattatttaaaatatatggcAGGAAAAATACAAGATTTCAGAGTCATAAAAACAGGCTTCTGGATAAATAAACTATGGCCAGAAATAGGATGTTCACCTGATGGTCTTGTTTTTGATCCagaagaaaatatgaaatatggttTACTTGAATTAAAATGTCCAAAACTATTTCGCAAAGTGGCACCTTCTGATTTATTTATGGctctgaaagataaaaaaatattgaatagcgAGTTATATTCAGCGTGTTTCTCTCGCCCAACCTCTGAGAATGCTTCTTTGGAACTTAAAACTCACCATGCATACTATTATCAAATTCAACTCCAGCTTGCAGTTACAGGACTTGAATGGTGTGACTTTGTGTTATGGTCATCTCTTGGTAAGCCAAATGTAGAGAGAATAAGACGAGACCAGCAGCTTATAACTAGTATGATAGGAAATATAACAACCCTTTGGCGACGAGTTATTGCCCCTGAGCTGTTTGAAATGAGGGTTCCTAGGAAACTGTTTcctattattttaaaagacattaaTACACCAGTAATACTTCAAGTCaataaatag
- the LOC134708626 gene encoding uncharacterized protein LOC134708626 → MDELPQQSKSEGNKHCCYGTCNSDTRYRHREEMKDVFFIPFPKLEGKRLNLTVKGQFVDTKRTQAIKSFAVQLTTRRETCLKWIKACGRPGNDFNVDKIKRSTYICSKHFVGESGPTAENPDPIPALLHTDEQVERFERKRKAPTPRRKPIKISKKDIKSAAEGLLDLSNDLNNFPETTHVHETSLLVLCPVTDASSQTVDVQTNDKEVQTIYEKEVLNAKIENMILKNQMRNCESRQNDQPNEQNDTTLSLKAIKDNDVKMKLFTGLTYAQFCILFNFLGTSVYNLTYWDGKNDAKESSRKGNRKLEPKNELFLTLVRLRRGYSIDTISHFF, encoded by the exons ATGGATGAATTACCGCAGCAATCAAAATCTGAAGGAAATAAACATTGTTGCTATGGAACATGTAATAGTGATACTAGGTACAGACATCGAGAAGAAATGAAAGATGTGTTTTTTATCCCTTTCCCTAAGTTGGAAGGCAAACGCCTAAATCTGACAGTTAAAGGTCAATTTGTCGACACAAAAAGGACCC AAGCCATTAAATCGTTTGCCGTTCAACTGACGACTCGTAGGGAAACCTGTCTAAAATGGATCAAAGCTTGTGGTCGACCCGGTAATGATTTCAACGTGGATAAAATCAAACGTTCCACATATATATGCAGCAAGCATTTTGTAGGAGAAAGTGGTCCTACGGCTGAAAATCCTGATCCAATCCCAGCACTTTTACACACAGATGAACAG GTTGAAAGGTTTGAACGCAAAAGGAAAGCGCCTACACCAAGGAGAAAGccaataaaaatttcaaagaaggATATTAAATCTGCTGCTGAAGGTTTACTTGACCTGTCCaatgatttaaataactttcCTGAGacaacacatgtacat GAAACATCATTGCTAGTACTTTGCCCTGTTACAGATGCATCGTCACAAACTGTTGATGTACAGACAAATGACAAAGAAGTGCAAACAATATACGAAAAAGAAGTTTTAAACGCCAAAAttgaaaacatgattttaaaaaaccAAATGCGAAATTGTGAAAGTAGACAGAATGATCAGCcaaatgaacaaaatgacaccACCCTATCATTAAAGGCAATTAAAGACAATgatgttaaaatgaaattattcacAGGATTAACATATGCTCAGTTTTGCATTCTATTTAACTTTCTTGGCACTAGTGTTTACAATTTAACATACTGGGATGGGAAAAATGATGCAAAAGAAAGTTCAAGGAAAGGAAACAGAAAACTTGAACCAAaaaatgagttatttctgaCTTTAGTAAGACTAAGAAGGGGTTACAGCATCGATACTATTTCACACTTTTTCTGA